In a single window of the Leisingera daeponensis DSM 23529 genome:
- a CDS encoding pyridoxal phosphate-dependent decarboxylase family protein, translated as MAEKGIKTQDWAAFRAEAQRMLEAALDQMQQAAERPWQPVPEDIGARYAVTAEARGPRETVDRIMSDVLPYHGGNTHPRFWGWVQGSGLASDLISSLAAAAVNANMGGRDHGANYMERAVVDWTRARMGLPESASGILVTGTSQATVIAFQAARLRVLKDLRKQGQGAVRLTAYAGAGVHNATLKAVELLGIGSDSLRMVPLADGKLDCAALAEMVASDKAAGAVPFLVVGNAGTVDLGLFDDLNALADAAAALGLWLHVDGAFGAWTRIAAEPWRSLSDGIGRADSIALDFHKWMYVGYDCGMALLRNEDEHRAAFAARPAYLEGAERGLAGGEPWFCDYGIDLSRGNRALKVWTALETYGEAAFSEAITGNCELAALMAAEVEAQPLMELGAPVVSNVCVFTARRDLAPEAQSQVNARIAQTLQESGEAVFSTTRAGGRVLLRAAITNHRSREADVRAAIAAVAREAAE; from the coding sequence GTGGCTGAGAAGGGAATCAAGACGCAGGACTGGGCGGCATTCCGGGCTGAGGCGCAGAGAATGCTGGAGGCGGCGCTGGACCAGATGCAGCAGGCGGCGGAGCGTCCCTGGCAGCCGGTGCCGGAGGATATCGGCGCCCGCTATGCGGTGACCGCGGAAGCGCGCGGCCCGCGGGAGACCGTGGATAGGATTATGAGCGACGTGCTGCCCTATCATGGCGGCAACACCCATCCGCGGTTCTGGGGCTGGGTGCAGGGATCGGGGCTGGCCTCGGACCTGATCAGCAGCCTGGCGGCGGCGGCGGTCAATGCCAATATGGGCGGGCGCGATCATGGCGCGAACTACATGGAGCGCGCGGTGGTCGACTGGACGCGGGCCAGGATGGGACTGCCCGAGAGCGCCAGCGGCATTCTGGTGACCGGCACCTCGCAGGCGACGGTGATTGCCTTTCAGGCGGCGCGGCTCAGGGTGCTGAAGGATCTGCGCAAGCAGGGGCAGGGCGCGGTGCGGCTGACCGCCTATGCGGGCGCGGGCGTGCATAATGCGACGCTGAAGGCGGTGGAACTGCTGGGCATCGGCTCGGACAGCTTGCGCATGGTGCCGCTGGCGGACGGCAAGCTGGACTGCGCGGCTTTGGCGGAGATGGTTGCAAGCGACAAGGCTGCGGGCGCGGTGCCCTTTCTGGTGGTGGGCAATGCGGGCACCGTGGACCTGGGGCTGTTCGATGATCTGAACGCGCTGGCCGATGCTGCGGCGGCGCTGGGGCTGTGGCTGCATGTGGACGGGGCCTTTGGCGCCTGGACCCGGATCGCGGCGGAGCCGTGGCGGTCGCTGTCGGACGGGATCGGGCGGGCCGACAGCATTGCGCTGGATTTCCACAAGTGGATGTATGTGGGCTATGACTGCGGCATGGCGCTGCTGCGCAACGAGGATGAGCACCGGGCGGCCTTTGCGGCGCGGCCCGCCTATCTGGAAGGCGCCGAGCGCGGGCTGGCGGGCGGCGAGCCTTGGTTTTGCGATTACGGGATTGATTTGTCCCGCGGCAACCGGGCGCTGAAGGTCTGGACGGCGCTGGAAACCTACGGCGAGGCGGCGTTTTCCGAGGCGATCACCGGCAATTGCGAGCTGGCGGCACTGATGGCCGCAGAGGTGGAGGCGCAGCCCCTGATGGAACTCGGGGCGCCGGTGGTGTCGAACGTCTGCGTCTTCACCGCGCGCCGCGATCTGGCGCCGGAGGCGCAGTCGCAGGTGAATGCGCGCATTGCCCAGACCCTGCAGGAAAGCGGCGAGGCGGTGTTCTCGACCACCCGCGCAGGCGGCCGCGTGCTGCTGCGCGCCGCGATCACCAACCACCGCAGCCGCGAGGCGGATGTGCGGGCGGCCATTGCTGCGGTGGCACGGGAAGCGGCGGAGTGA